In Candidatus Nanopelagicales bacterium, a single genomic region encodes these proteins:
- a CDS encoding patatin-like phospholipase family protein, which translates to MTRALICGGGGSVGTAWETGWFAGLQQQGLWLNDADLILGTSAGAGVGVQVACGHDMMAQVERYRAAGKRAAAGGATAVLNIDTDDTTGFRKLFERGQASGRNGDVAVRKEISDAARNTVPTIELEAFLKTFKYLANEPWPPSYRAACVNIDTNEFEAIGYELGGSLQHGVAAGCAVPGVYPPIQVGEHFYVDGGCLSPTSVDLGIGYDKTLVLLVAEAPQHEIDALIASGTPHLIIDVDADVRAVWGENLMDASLAFEAAELGLAQGLRDAERVKAFWNN; encoded by the coding sequence ATGACGCGAGCCCTCATTTGTGGCGGTGGCGGATCTGTGGGAACTGCATGGGAAACCGGATGGTTTGCTGGGCTCCAGCAGCAAGGTTTATGGCTCAATGATGCGGATCTGATTCTTGGCACTTCAGCAGGCGCAGGAGTTGGCGTACAAGTGGCATGCGGCCACGACATGATGGCTCAAGTTGAGCGCTATCGCGCAGCCGGCAAGCGTGCTGCCGCTGGTGGCGCCACTGCTGTGCTCAATATCGACACCGATGACACCACAGGTTTCCGCAAACTTTTCGAACGCGGGCAAGCATCAGGTCGAAATGGTGATGTTGCTGTGCGCAAGGAAATTAGCGACGCTGCGCGCAATACAGTTCCAACAATCGAACTCGAAGCATTTTTGAAAACCTTTAAGTACCTCGCAAATGAACCATGGCCGCCTTCATATCGCGCCGCTTGCGTCAATATTGATACGAATGAATTTGAAGCGATCGGATATGAACTCGGTGGATCGCTTCAACACGGTGTTGCTGCTGGCTGCGCAGTTCCAGGTGTGTATCCACCCATCCAAGTTGGTGAACACTTCTACGTCGATGGCGGCTGCCTTTCACCAACCAGCGTGGATCTTGGTATTGGTTACGACAAGACGCTCGTGCTACTTGTTGCTGAGGCCCCACAACATGAAATCGATGCACTCATTGCCAGCGGAACACCGCATTTAATTATTGATGTGGATGCTGATGTGCGTGCAGTCTGGGGAGAAAATCTCATGGATGCTTCGCTTGCCTTTGAAGCAGCTGAACTTGGTTTAGCTCAGGGATTACGCGACGCGGAACGCGTTAAAGCATTCTGGAACAACTAA